GTTTCCAATGTCGACGTCATGCGAATGTCGCCAACGATCGTCAGGGCCTTGGCGAGGTCATGGTCGGTCTCGAAGTGAATTTCAAGGACGTCACGTTTGAGCTGCTGTTTGATCTGTCGTGGGGTCCCTTCGGCCACGACCGCGCCTTCATCGATCATGACGATCTCGTCGGCAAGCCGATCGGCTTCCTCAAGGTACTGAGTGGTGAGCAGAATGGCGGTCCCCGAGGCCGCCAGGGACTCAATCGCCTCCCACATTTCGTTGCGGCTGCGAGGGTCAAGGCCCGTCGTTGGTTCGTCGAGGAACAGGGCAGGCGGATCGGCGACGAGTGCCGCCACGACATCCACCCGACGTCTCTCGCCGCCACTCAGGGTCGATACGGGACGGTCGGCGAAGTCGGCAAGTCGGAACCGTTCCACGAGGTCGGAAATTCGTGCCTGAAGGTCGGCCTTCGGTATTTTGTAGAGACGCCCGAACAACTTGAGGTTCTCCCTCGCAGTCAGCATCTCGTCGACTGCCGCCGCTTGACCAGCGAGACCAATCACGGTCCGCACGGCTCTGGGGTTGGACGAAACATCAAATCCAGCCACCCGGGCCACGCCACTGTCAATGGGGAGAAGGGTGGTGAGCATCTTGATGGTTGTCGTCTTGCCCGCACCGTTTGGTCCTAGCAAGCCGACCACCCTGCCCGCCCCGACGGTGAAGCTCAGATCACGAACCGCCATCTTGTCGCCAAACGACTTGTGTAACCCGACTGCTTCAATCACGGCTGGCGGGCCGGTCGGGCGTTTTGCCGAATCTGTCTCGTGACCTTGATTGGACATAGTGTCTAAAAGATTAGGCGTAATGTCTAGTAAGTGCAACCGGCTCATCGACGCTCCCTCGCCGGATGCACCACGACACTCGGACATGTGAACCCAGGAGCCAACTAGCCTGGTCACATGGAAATCGAAACTGATCCAATTCGCCCCGACGGCGTCGAAGAAGCAGTCGAACCCATCGAGAAGAAACGGCCCGGTGGCCAGGCGATCATCAGCGAGCCAAGCAAGATCATCCGGATCGCCTCGATGACCAGAGCGATGCTCGAAGAGGTCCGTCACGCTCCCCTCGATCCGGCCGGTCGACGTCGGTTACTCGACATCCACGAGCGTTCGCTTGACGAACTCGCCGACGTGCTTTCCGATGACCTCAAGGAAGAATTCAAAGAGATCTTCCAGCCCCTCAACTCGGACACCCCAACCGAGTCCGAGCTGCGTATCGCCCAGGCGCAGCTGGTTGGCTGGCTCGAGGGGCTCTTTCACGGGATTCAGGCCAGCCTCATGAGCCAGCAAATGGTGGCGCAATCGCAGCTCTACGAGATGCAGCAGAAGGCCATCGAAAGCGGCGAAAAGCCATCACCACAGTATCCCGGTGTGTATTTGTGAGTGACCTGCCTCCCGAATCGGCCCAATTGGAACCGCTGATCGGGACCTGGAAGGGGCAGGGCCACGGCGACTACCCGACGATCGAACCGTTCGACTACCTCGAGGAAGTCTCCTTCTCGACCATCCCGACGAAGCCCTTCCTCGTGTACACCCAGAAGACCCGTCATGCCGAAACGGGGGCCCCGCTTCACACCGAAGCCGGCTACGTACGGTCGGTCGAACCGGGCCGGGTTGAACTCACGATCTCTCAGCCGACCGGCATCGTTGAGGTCCACTCAGGAACGATCGAAGATGGCGTTTTTGCTTTCATGTCTGACCGGGTGGTGACCACCCCGACCGCCGTCGACGTGTCGGCCTGTACCCGTACGATCACCGTTACCGCCGACGTTTTGTCGTACGTGCTCGCCATGGAGGCGGTCGGCGAGCCTCTGACGAAACACCTCACAGCGCGACTCGTGCGCGTCTAACGTCGGTAGTCCTCGTCGCTGACCTTCTCGGGTAGCCATTCGGTTGCTCCGCCGGTCGTCAGTGACAGATGCATCATGTGGCTGGTCTCGGAGGCCCCGTGCCAGTGCTTCTCACCAGGCGGGGTATAGACGACATCGCCGGCTGACACGTTGACCGTTTGCCCGTCTTCTGTTTGCACCCGGCCGGCGCCAGAAGTGATGTACAGGACCTGGCCATCAGGGTGCGAATGCCAATCTGAACGAGCTCCCGGCTGGAACATGACAGCGAGCGCGGTAAGCCTTCGGTCGGCGGCTCTCGATAGCGGACCGTTCGAAACCGATCCCGTGAAGTGCTCGTTGCCTGACGCTTGCCAGTTGATACGTTCTGCCGGTGTGTGTTCCACTGCCCCTCCATGATCCTGGACGCCTCCATCCGAGGCTAGCCAACGTACCGTGCGCTCGCCGACCGCGCAGAAGGCGGGCCGCCAGGTGATGCTGGGAACACCTGCCGACCCGCCTTCGTGGGTTTCTAGAACTTGGTGTAGACCACTCGCTCAAAACCATCGACGTTGAAGACGGCAATGCCACCATTGGTGACGAGATAGAGGCGATCGTCGATGCGGATGGTACGACGGGTTCCGGACATCCAGGGATCGATCGGCATGCCAACCTTATCCTGTTCCGACCACTTGATCGGGCCGTCGGCCTCCGGTCGGAGGATCGATGCCAGGTCAAGCGTCTTGTCGTTGACGACAACCGCCATCACGCCGCCATCGTACGTCTGATCCGAGGTCTTCTCATCCCACAACCACGACTCGAACGGCGCGTATGCCACTCCGTTGGTGAACGTGAAGGCCAGATGATCATATTCGACCGCCGAATAGGCGTTTTCGATCACCACCGTGTCGAGGAGTGTCGGGTTGGCAGGATCAGAGACATCGAACAACGACATCTGGGTTCCCTGCGTTTGCCCATCCTCGGTTCCGGCTTGTCCGACGCCGAGCAATCTGCCTTCACCAACCGGATGTAGATAGGCCGAGTAGCCCGGGATCTTCAACTCGCCGGCAACCGACGGTTGTGTCGGATCTGAAAGGTTGATGACATAGAGAGGATCGGTCTGGCGGAACGTTACGACATAACCGGTATCTCCGATGAAACGGACCGACTGGATCTGTTCGGACTTACCGAGACCATCGACGGAACCGACCTCTTTGAGGTCAGCACCGGTCAGCGCGAATACCGTGACCTGGCTTTGCGAGTCGGCCGTCGACCAACCCCACCAGTTCGGCGTCGTCGTTGACGCAACGCGCAGGTGGCCGTCGAATTCGTCCATCGCAAACTGGTTCAGCAGAAATCCGGGGGCGGTGCCTGAGCCGACGTACTTCGGGGCAGACCCTGACGTATCGAACAAATGGATGTCCGTGCTGAATTCGTCTGCGGCCGTGATCGCATCACTTTCGGCCAGGATTCCCCAATCCTGCCAACGAGCCGTCGCCAGATAGGTCCGGTCCTCGTTGGCGTACATCGTGGCACCCGATGCCACCACGCCGGCCGAGTCCCAATTGGCTACCCCCTGCCCGGCCAGATCGAAGGTGAGGAGCGAAAGGGTGTCGATGCCCGAGAACGTCGTCGGAGCCATGACACTGGCGCAGTCGAGAAGGCGGCCGTCGGTTTCGGTCGACCCGTCCTTGAGAACGTAATACGGGAGCCAATTATCGAGATTGGACGCCTTGATGACTGCAATATTCGCTTCCGTTGCGTCCCGCTCGGCGCGCAATCCACTCCCCTGTGGTTGCTCAAAGGCCAAACCGACCGGCGACGAATTGATCGCGACCCGCAACTCTGAGCCAACCAAGCGGGCTGAAAGATAAGACCCGTCGAATTCCAACGTACGGGTCACCGAAACGTTGGTTGGATCCGAGACATCGACCTCGACGATCTTGGTCGTATTGCCGCCGTAGCCGCCACCACCGTAGCGATAGCCGGTGTCCGACCAGACAACCCCCATCAGGACAAGCGTGTCCTCGTGGAGAAGCATGGACTGCGGATACCAATCGAGTCGGAGACTGTCGGTGATTTCAACGCCATCGGGCGTAACGACCGCTATTTGAAGGCCAGTGTCGGCAATGGTAAAGATCCGATTGCCGTCGGTCTTGACGATGTCAGCTTCGTCAACGCCTGTCACCTGCACATTGGTGTTCGAAAAGTCCGTTGAGCCCGACCCTGAAGCTTGGGCGCCTGAAGCGGGCGCCACGGAATCGCGAGCAGCCGGTTCCTCCATCATGACCGGCCCTCCGAAGTATCCTCCACCAAAGCCATATGGGCCGACGATGTCGGCCGCTTTGGTGATGTAATAGTCGAGAAGAGAGTCGCAGTTCGAGAATTCCTGAAAGTAACCGCCAACGAGTACGGTTCCGTCGCCTTGTGGCTGACGCGCCACCGAACCATCACTTACCGAGCTAGTTGTGCTGCCAGTGCAGGCGGCCACGGCTATCGCCATGACTGCCAACAATGCAAGATTGCGTTTCATCGATCGCTCCTTTGGAAAACCCTGACCATGTGACGCCGAATGTCCCCCGAATGGTTCCAACTTTCTCCTTACATTCTCGATGACCGGCGCCGTCTGATATGGTCTTTCCATGCCTAGTTTTGACGTCGTTTCTGAACTCGATATGCAAGAAGTCACCAACGCGATCGATCAGTCAAATCGGGAGACAACCACCCGATTCGATTTCCGTGGCACCGACACGACTTTCGAACTCAAAGACAACACGATTGTCGTTGAATCGGCTTCGGAGGGCCGCATGGATGCCGCCATCGACGTGCTCCAAACCAAATTCCTCAAACGCGGCTTGTCGATCAAAGCCCTGTCCGGTGGCGACGTGAAGCCGGCCTCAGGCGGACGGGTCCGAGCGGTTTTTGACCTCGTGTCGGGAATCCCCCAGGACGCCGCCAAGGAGCTAAACAAATCGATCAAGGATCAGAAGCTCAAAGTGCAGATCCAGATCCAGGGAGATCAACTGCGGGTGCAGGGCAAAAAGCGCGACGACCTGCAGGAGGTCATTGCCCACCTCAAGAGCCTTGATTTCCGGGTTCCGCTCCAGTTCACGAACTTCCGGGACTAGGCCTCTGCGGTTCCCACATCTCGTCCGTGCCATCGACCCGCGCTACCGGTCGAATCTCCACGCCCTGATCCTCGCCGGTTTGGCGGGGCTCGTCCTGTTCGTGGTGTCGATCGGTGATGGATTCGGGCCGGCATTCAACCTCGCCTGGCGAGCCGGGGTGGCAACGATTGGCGTCTGGGCACTGAGCCGAGAACTCGACCCTGATCACCCCAGTAGTGCCGGCCTCGCCGCCGGTCTTTCGATCCCGGCCTGGCTGCTGTTTGGGATTCCCGATCTGATTGCGGTCTTTGCCGTTGTCATTACCGCCCGGGTCCTTCTCCGGCCCACCGGTCGCGCCCCTCACTTTCTCGATTTCCTCATGCTCTTCGGGCTCGGGGTAGCGGCCGGTCGGACGAGTCCGGGATGGCTGTTGGGGCTCGTGCTGGCGTTCGCAGTTGCCAGAGACCGCGGCCTGGAAGGCGAACCAAGCCACGGAGCGCGACTTACCGCTCTGGCGATCGCGGCGGGAACGACTGCAATGGCGGTGCGCTCTTCGGAGGTAAGCAGTGGTCTCGGCGGCCTGATCCCGGTCATCGACCCACAGGTACCGTCTCTGGCGATGATCACCCTCATCGCCCTCGGGCTTATTGCAGCCGTCTTCACGCCTCCCTACGCACCGATTTCCAAAGGAGATCTGTCGAAGCAACCACTGTCTGCTCGCCGGCTCCAGTCGGCCCGCCGGATCACGTTGGCCGGTGCCATCATCGTCATACTCATAACCCGTCAGGCTGGCATGGTGGCGACCGCTCCCCTATGGCTCGCCTGGATTGGCATCGCCCTGGTAGCCAGGCGGATCGTGCCTTTGCCGCTCGGGCATGACACGAGACGTCGCTAGCGCTCTTCGAGCATTCCGAGAATTTTTTGCACGGTTCGCCAGTTTCTGGCCGTCGCCGGCACTCCAATAAGACGCTCCAACTTCGGCGCCAGAAATGACCCGGTCAAAAACTCCGGTGTGTACAGGTAGACCGCCGCATCGGTGATGTAGAACCGCTCGACCGGCGATTTGACCGCCTCCATCTCCGCTTTGGCAGTCCAGCGTGGTGTGCCATCGAGGAAGTAGACATGCATTGCCTTAGGTTCGTCGGTTGGGAACGGATTCCCGTCAGCCACGGCCCGAAAGGCTTCGTCGGAGAGAACCATCACTTTGGGTCGGAAACCGGCGAAATGCTCAACGGCCACCGCGATCGAATCTGCCCATTCACCCGTATCGGCGTCGAATACCACATTGCCCGATTGGATGTAGGTGGTGACGTTGTCGAATCCGAGGCCGGCCAGTAACTGCTTGAGATCGGCCATGGGTAGCTTGCCGGTCCCGCCAACATTGATCCCCCGCAATAAGCCAACGTACGTCGCCATAATCCGCATCGTAACAACCAGCGCCCTAACGGCTGAAGCAAAATCGACGGCCCGGTTGAGCAGACATCGTGGCCACACATCGGTCCGTCAGCCGCGAACTGAGATTGGTATGCTTGTGCCCAGGACCAGTTAGAGGAGGACACCATGGCTTATACAGCAGCTTGCGCCGACACCGGCGCAGATTGCCCGGGAAACTTCACGGTTGAAACGAAAGGCGAACTCGTCGAGCACCTCAATATTCACCTGGCTGAATCTCACCCGGGCGTTGAGATGACGTTGGATGAAGTAGAGCAAATCATCAAAGTCGTCTAGAACAGCAGACCAGACAACCCGGCGCTCATGGCTGACACCATGGGCGCTGTCGCGTCGCGACAATTACCCGACCGAGACAGTGGCTATGGGCCAAGCGACCGGTAGGTTGCGGCCAGTCGCTGATACGTAATGACGCCTTCGGCCTGACGAAGAATCTCGTCTTCGGTCAGTTCCCTGATGGGCTTGGCAGGGATTCCCATCGCCAGGGTCCACGCCGGGATCACTTTTCCTTCGGGCAAAACAGACCCGGCCGCCAACCAGGCTCCTTCACCCAACACGGACCGGTTGAGGGCTCTGGCACCAATCCCGACAAGGCAAAAGTCACCGACCGTCGCGCCATGAATGACTGCCGCATGCCCGACCGTCACATCGTCACCAACCATGCAGGGAATCTCTTCGTCGCAATGAAGTACCGAATTGTCCTGAATGTTCGTCCGCTCACCGATACGAATGGAGTCGAACTCGGCCCGGATGACGACTCCAAACATGATGACCGCGTCTACACCGATGGTGACATCGCCGTAAATGTGCGTACCGGCTGCGATGAAGGCGGACGGCTCGATACTTGGTTGAGGGAGGTCTAGCGGTTCCACCTGTTCAACAGTAGTGCACGCCGGCGTTAGGAAATGCAGCAGGCCGCAAATCCGACCACCGCCGCCAACGGCGTTCGCAACTCGTGAGAGATGGCCGCCACGAACTCGTCCTTGGACCGCACCAAGCTCTCAAGGCGTTCGTTGGCGAGATGCTCCAGGGTGATGTCCTCTGCGTGAATGACCGCCTGCACGAGGCCACCACCTGACCGGGGAATGGATGAGCGGCAGGCCGCCACGGTCCATGGCAATCCAGTGCAGGGGAATTTCGACAGCCTCCGACACCAGCACCCAGAAGCCGATCAGAAGCGCTTCACGTGAGGGAAGAATGATTCCGGCCAGCGCCGCCACCAAGAAGAGTCCGACGCCCAATCCCGCCACCGGACCCATCAACCACCACATCCCGAGAAACGCGACCGCATCCAGCTTGAAGGCCAAGAACAAATGACGCACCGGATCTCGCCTGTTCCGCATGGGCACCGAGCCGGCAATAAGAAGCAGACCCAACGTGGCTATGGAACGTCCGGTTGGAGCTACTAGCGCCGAGCCTATCGCTATCGCCGCCAGGAGGGCATAGCCAACCATTCGGGACCTGGCGACCTGAGCAGCCAAACGGTCGTCATTCAAGAAGGGAAGATGGATCGAGGCCATCACTTCCCATCGGCCGCCCGGAACCGATCACTGAGGAATTGGTCGGATCTCCGACAATTCCTTGGATGCGCATCGACGCGCTCAAGACATCGAATCCCTAGCACCGAGCTAGCGAAGATCAACCACCGAAACACCTCGGACGAGGCTAGTCGCGCCCATCAGAAGAATGCGCATCCAATCCAAAAGCAAGGTGGGGCCTCGGAACACTCCGAGCCCCCACCTCTCCACTTTGACGGTTTACCAACTATGGAAAGCTGATTGAGGTTCCCTGTTTGCCAGGTACGTCATTCGAGGTAATCCACAGCATGTCGCCCGAGCCGGTGGCAGACATGAAGTTGGCACCGCCCGGGGCAAGACCGAACTCTGCGACATCAGGGACCACCAGGTTATCGAGGTCGACGGAGCCTACTGCCACGTCGAACTCGCTCCCGGTAAGGTCGTACCAGAACGCCGTATAGTCAAAGTCGCTATCCCCGTCGGGCAGAATCAAGCTACGCGTAGCCGTGAGAACCGCCGAGTGATCGTTGTTATCCGCGATCACGTACCAGTCGAGCGGAAACGCTCCAGTTCCCAGGTCGAACACTGCGGTGACCAGCGTCCCCGTTGGATCGGCGCCCTGAAGGATGCCGAGATCGGCCGCGACGATAACGGACTCCGGAATCCCATCCCCATCAGCATCTACGTAAATATCAACCTCGGTCGTGGACATCGAATCCCAAGGAGCGTCGCCAACCACGCCAAACTGTACGACGTCTTCACCGAAGAAGTTTTCGCGCACGCCGATGGCATCGAACGAGTACTCCGTACCCCTCGTAACGAGACCTTCACCGCCAACATGGGTGAAGCCGTCCACGAAACCAACCGACTGACCATTGTTCTGAACCTTGATCTTCTTCCCGACTGTCTTGATCGCGATATCCGATGCTGGGTCCACTGCAGCGGTATAGGCCACGTTGAGCGCATCAGAACCGTCGTTCAGGACCACCCAGCCATCGACCTCAGTCTGCGAATAGAAGCCGTCATCCTCCGTCATGAGACTGGGCTTCACCGAGACTTTGATGTTGAACTTTTTCGTCTGTCCGGCACCAACACTCAGCCGGCTCACTGAGGTCGTTATCGACACCCCTGTGATCGGCGTGTTTGGAACGTGAGAAAGTGCGAACACTTTCCGTGCGTTGCTCATGTTGGTGACCTCGACAGTCATCTGCCTGGTAGTCGGTTCCGCCACATTGATGCGCCCAAAGGACACGCCACCTGGCGATGCATAGCTCTCAAGAGCGCTCGCCCGATCAGCCCTGACCACGCCCGTGCCCTGCAGTGTCATCGGGTAATAGCCATTTGCAGGAACGGTCGAGTTCTGCAGGATCGCCTTGATGCCGGCGACTGCGAGGTCGGGATGCTGCTGACGCAACAATGCCGCCAGGCCTGCCACATGCGGCGAAGCCATCGACGTGCCGCTCTTCACAGAACCGCCGTCACCACTTCCGACCTCTGTCGAGACAATGCCAAACCCAGGCGCGGCCAGATCCGGCTTGAAAATGCCGGTCCGACCGGGACCACGTGAGCTGAAGTCCGCCAATTGATCGGCTAATTCAGGCTTGGGAAGCTCGGCGTCGGCGTTCAGGGCGGCCGATACGACCGCGCCACCGTCCAATGCGGCCCGAATTGTGGTGCCATCAGCTTGGGTTATGAAGACCGACGGGATCGTGATCGTCCCGTCACTGCCACCCATGGCGATCGGATCACCTGGCGCATTGTTGTGAACGATGACGCCGAGGGCACCGGCGTCTTGCGCGTTTTTCACTTTGACTACGAAGCCACAGTCACCGCGGCTAATCAAGGCGATCTTGCCGGCGATTCCGGCGCTATTCGTTACGGACGAGCATCCATTAGCGGGAAGTGCCTGAGCCACGAGACCGGTCACTGGTGCATCCGCGAGCGAAGGGCCGAAACCGGCGATCCCTGCCTCTAGTGTGCTGTCAACGCCATCGATGCTCACCACAATGCCAAGCACTGAGTACCCGCCGTCAATAGATGCAGCGACCGATATGGCTGCCGGAGAAACAGCCGGAGCGCCGGTGACGTATGCAGCGGCAGAACCTGAGTTCCCTGCTGATGCCACCACGATCACACCTGCGTTCACGGCATTCGTCGACGAGATAGCACTCGGGTCGTCCGGACTTCCGAATGATGAACCGAGGCTCATGTTGATGACATCAAGGTGATCGTCCATCGAGCCGTCACCGTTGGGGTCCATTGCCCACTCGATCGCTTCTGAGGTCACGTTCGTGGAACCCTCGCAACCGAAGACCCGCAATGCGTAGAGAGTCGCTCCGGGAGCGACCCCGGCTCCCACCTTGCCGGGAACTTCAAGTCCCGCTGCAGAACCTGCCACATGACTTCCATGGCCCTGGCAGTCGAGCGGGTCAGGATCGGGCATCGGCGTGGCCGAGGAATCGGCGTTGTAGGTATCCCCAACGAAGTCGTATCCGCCTCCGACTTTGACCGTTGGAAAACTACCGGGTTCAATAATCGTGCTGTCGTCGGCTGCAAAGTCAGCCGCGTTCCCGCTTCCACCGAAGGAAGCGTGGTAGTAGTCGATTCCAGTGTCGATGACACCAATCGTCACGCCATCGCCATCGCCATACGCTTCCCAAACCTCTGGTGCATTAATCCACGGCACGCTGGATGAGTTGTCCACGTAATGCGTCGTCACCTCAGCCACCGATCGAACGCCACTCATCGCGGCCAATGTTGGAATATCGCGAATGGTCGCGTCCACGCGAATACCATTAGCGCCAACTCGGAGCTGGTCTAGAACCCGAATATCCGAACTGAGCTGGGAGATGAACTTGGCCTGTTGTTTGCTCAGCGACGCAGCATGTGCCTTCTGTACCTTCGGCGTAGCGGCGTTCCCTTTCAACGCAACGAGCTCTGCGACCGCAGGGGCATCAAGCTGGACAAAAAGTTGAACCGGAGCGTCGAGGTCGACAGGACCTCCGACTGCGTTCCCGGTTGCTCGCTCCGGCGCGGACCTATCAAGGGACGCCCCCTGGGCTCCTGCCGGCACTACCAACGCCAACATCATTACGATCGCTAACCCGGCGACATGGAATCGTCTCACAACTTCCCCTCCTGAGCGTCGGACGCGCGGACACACGCCCGGATTCGAATATAGCTTACAAGTTTGACTGTTTCCGACGGAAAGCGGTTGTTTCCTCACACTATGGAGGATACATGCAGAGAGCCAGGAAAGTCCCCCGCCACGCCTGGCCCCTGAACTAACGTCGCGTCACGAAATCGAGGAGAACAGATGCAACTCGCGTTACAAACATCCGGGAACTACGAGGCCGTGCTCCTGGCGGCCAACTGGTCTGAAACTACGGGCCTGGCTGCGATTGCGCTCCCCGACCATTACCTCATGTCAGCCGTCGAAGATGCCCGTCCGGTTTACGACGCGCTGATCCAATTCGCCGGGCTCGCCCGAGAAACGGATACGATCGACCTCGTCGTGTTGGTCTCCCCCATCACCTTCCGGCATCCGTCCGTCTATGTGAAGACCGCCGTAACCCTGGCCGACATGTCGGGCGGCCGATTCAAGCTGGGACTGGGGACCGGGTGGATGGACGCCGAGCACGAAGCGTTCGGAATTCCCTACCCCGAACGGGCCGAGCGGTTCCGACACCTGGAAGAAGCCCTCGCGTACTGTCAAGCGGCCTTCGACCCGACCAACCCCGGCTACGAAGGGGAGCTCTACCAGCTGTCGTCGTTCGATATTCAACCAATGACGTCCGTTCCACTGCTTATTGGCGGGTTTGGGCCATACAAGACGCCCCGACTGGCGGGCCGGTATTGCGACGAGTTCAACGTCTACTCAGGGCCGATCGACGAGATGCGCATCAGGATCGAACGAGCCAGAGAAGCTGCTGAAGCATCGGGACGATCAGGAGACGACCTGTTTGTCAGTACTGCCTGCCCGCCCATTGTCGGCCTCACTGATTCGGACTACCGGGCCGCCCTGGAATCGGCCGTGCCAATCATGGGGAAGGACAACGCCGACGACCTGCACGACCTGCTCGAACGCCGGGGGTATCCGCATGGAACGCCCGACCAAGTTGCGGACATCCTCGGACAGATGGAAGGCATCGGCGTCGAACGCTGGTACGTTCAAGCTCGCCTCAAAGAGGTCACTGAAGACTCACTTGAGGACCTGTTTGCCTGCTTGCGCTAAGTGCCGGCGTTCGACTTCGGCTTGATCTCCAGAACCCCTGCCAGTGTGGCGCCGACGAACGCCGAAAGGGGTATCCAGAGTCGGGTTTCGCCTTCGGCGTTCGACAGGCCAAGCGTCACCGTCGCTGCCAAAGCCATCGCAAAGATGGCAACCCCGAAGCCAAGCGCGACCGGATGACGAGTCACCCGCCTGGCGCTGCGATGCTCGAAGCGCTGGAAGATGAGCACGAGCGGAAGTGTGATGATGATCAATATGGCAATCCAAATCGGCCGGGTAACCCACCAATCCGCACTCAGCGGAACTGCCTGGAGGAGGCCTTGTGCGAAGGAGAGGGAGACGAGAACCAGCAGCACCATCGCAGTCATGTGCCACAGGTACACGCTCATCGTGAAGCCGCTGGAGAGGATGACCACCGACCAGGGCGTTTCCCGCTTCAACCACTTCTCAAGCGTCGGCGTCATGCCAGCGAGCCATCCGGCTTGAAATAGCGCCAACGCCAGCAGGGCAACCGTCGGCGGCGAGTTGTTGCTCATTTCCCTGGCACCGTCGACACCAACCATCGCAACCGAGTACGGGCCGAACTGCGTCAGACCAACCAGTAGTAACAGACCAAGGCCGGCGAGCAACCATCCGGTGCGGGGCTTCGGGCGTCGATCCCATCCGTGTCCGAGTTGATGGATGGTCAACCAGACAACCAGAAAGTTGAGGTAGCCGACGTACTGAACATCAAAACCGACCCGAAGCACATCGATGAGAATCGCCATGCCCGCCCCGAACGCCACTGATGCGAATCCCCAGCGCTCCCAGGCGGCATACGTGAACGGGGCTGCCACGACGGCCATCAGGTAGACGGCCAGGAACCACATCGGGATCGTGGCAGCAATCGTGCCTACTCGCAGCAACCCTGGATCGATGAATCTTCCGAGCGCAAAGACCCCGAGGCTCCACACCGCGATGACGGGCAGGGTCGGGGTTATCAGCCGCTGAGCACGAGATGCGAGCCACTCGCGTCGGGGCGTTCCGGCGTTCCGAGCCGCCACGATTGACCGGCCGTTCGAGAAGCCGCCCGCCAGAAAGAACAGCGGCATCACCTGCAGAATCCAGGTGACGTATTGGAGTACCCGACTCTCCGTCAACGCATCTCCGAATTGGGCTTCGCCGAGCGTGTTGATCCATACGAGGGCCATCAACCAGTGGCCGAAGACCACGACGAGCATCGACACCGACCGCACCATATCGATGCTTCGCAACCGATCGTCCGGGGTTTGGCGGGCGATCTCGCGAGGTCGGGTCAGGATGCTCATATGAACTGCCCCGTGCGATGTTTTTGGCTGACCGTCATGGTGAAACCCTTCCGTCACCTACGCTCGTAGGCCTGGTGGGCAGGTTACCGGCCGAGCCACCAGCGACCTAGCGAATCGCCTGGGGGATCCCCCCGGAAACCAACCCAGGGTTCCAGCACCCGATTACGGGTGCTCCAGCCCCCAGATCAACCCAGGGTTCAACCCTGGGTTCCAGCGCCCGATATCGGGTGCTCCAGCCCCCAGAATGGCGGGCTTGGCGGGGGTCAGTGGCGGCCGACGAGGACCCGGAAGTCGCCGAGACCTCTCGAATGAAGCAACGTTTCGGCTTCGTTCTTACGACTCCGGACCACCAAACGTTCCATCGGGTCGCCGTCCCCGGCGAGAGCC
The genomic region above belongs to Acidimicrobiia bacterium and contains:
- a CDS encoding gamma carbonic anhydrase family protein; translated protein: MEPLDLPQPSIEPSAFIAAGTHIYGDVTIGVDAVIMFGVVIRAEFDSIRIGERTNIQDNSVLHCDEEIPCMVGDDVTVGHAAVIHGATVGDFCLVGIGARALNRSVLGEGAWLAAGSVLPEGKVIPAWTLAMGIPAKPIRELTEDEILRQAEGVITYQRLAATYRSLGP
- a CDS encoding S8 family serine peptidase is translated as MRRFHVAGLAIVMMLALVVPAGAQGASLDRSAPERATGNAVGGPVDLDAPVQLFVQLDAPAVAELVALKGNAATPKVQKAHAASLSKQQAKFISQLSSDIRVLDQLRVGANGIRVDATIRDIPTLAAMSGVRSVAEVTTHYVDNSSSVPWINAPEVWEAYGDGDGVTIGVIDTGIDYYHASFGGSGNAADFAADDSTIIEPGSFPTVKVGGGYDFVGDTYNADSSATPMPDPDPLDCQGHGSHVAGSAAGLEVPGKVGAGVAPGATLYALRVFGCEGSTNVTSEAIEWAMDPNGDGSMDDHLDVINMSLGSSFGSPDDPSAISSTNAVNAGVIVVASAGNSGSAAAYVTGAPAVSPAAISVAASIDGGYSVLGIVVSIDGVDSTLEAGIAGFGPSLADAPVTGLVAQALPANGCSSVTNSAGIAGKIALISRGDCGFVVKVKNAQDAGALGVIVHNNAPGDPIAMGGSDGTITIPSVFITQADGTTIRAALDGGAVVSAALNADAELPKPELADQLADFSSRGPGRTGIFKPDLAAPGFGIVSTEVGSGDGGSVKSGTSMASPHVAGLAALLRQQHPDLAVAGIKAILQNSTVPANGYYPMTLQGTGVVRADRASALESYASPGGVSFGRINVAEPTTRQMTVEVTNMSNARKVFALSHVPNTPITGVSITTSVSRLSVGAGQTKKFNIKVSVKPSLMTEDDGFYSQTEVDGWVVLNDGSDALNVAYTAAVDPASDIAIKTVGKKIKVQNNGQSVGFVDGFTHVGGEGLVTRGTEYSFDAIGVRENFFGEDVVQFGVVGDAPWDSMSTTEVDIYVDADGDGIPESVIVAADLGILQGADPTGTLVTAVFDLGTGAFPLDWYVIADNNDHSAVLTATRSLILPDGDSDFDYTAFWYDLTGSEFDVAVGSVDLDNLVVPDVAEFGLAPGGANFMSATGSGDMLWITSNDVPGKQGTSISFP
- a CDS encoding LLM class flavin-dependent oxidoreductase; this translates as MQLALQTSGNYEAVLLAANWSETTGLAAIALPDHYLMSAVEDARPVYDALIQFAGLARETDTIDLVVLVSPITFRHPSVYVKTAVTLADMSGGRFKLGLGTGWMDAEHEAFGIPYPERAERFRHLEEALAYCQAAFDPTNPGYEGELYQLSSFDIQPMTSVPLLIGGFGPYKTPRLAGRYCDEFNVYSGPIDEMRIRIERAREAAEASGRSGDDLFVSTACPPIVGLTDSDYRAALESAVPIMGKDNADDLHDLLERRGYPHGTPDQVADILGQMEGIGVERWYVQARLKEVTEDSLEDLFACLR
- a CDS encoding acyltransferase → MSILTRPREIARQTPDDRLRSIDMVRSVSMLVVVFGHWLMALVWINTLGEAQFGDALTESRVLQYVTWILQVMPLFFLAGGFSNGRSIVAARNAGTPRREWLASRAQRLITPTLPVIAVWSLGVFALGRFIDPGLLRVGTIAATIPMWFLAVYLMAVVAAPFTYAAWERWGFASVAFGAGMAILIDVLRVGFDVQYVGYLNFLVVWLTIHQLGHGWDRRPKPRTGWLLAGLGLLLLVGLTQFGPYSVAMVGVDGAREMSNNSPPTVALLALALFQAGWLAGMTPTLEKWLKRETPWSVVILSSGFTMSVYLWHMTAMVLLVLVSLSFAQGLLQAVPLSADWWVTRPIWIAILIIITLPLVLIFQRFEHRSARRVTRHPVALGFGVAIFAMALAATVTLGLSNAEGETRLWIPLSAFVGATLAGVLEIKPKSNAGT